A portion of the Adhaeribacter radiodurans genome contains these proteins:
- a CDS encoding 4Fe-4S dicluster domain-containing protein — protein sequence MAIMITDECINCGACEPECPNTAIYEGGVQWTWGGGTSLTEVEIDGGEVVAGDAPQSAISDEYYYIVSDKCTECMGFHEEPQCAAVCPVDCCVDDPDYRESEEDLLAKKDWLHAAS from the coding sequence ATGGCTATAATGATCACCGACGAATGTATTAATTGTGGTGCGTGCGAGCCAGAATGCCCCAACACCGCTATTTACGAAGGCGGTGTACAATGGACTTGGGGCGGCGGTACTTCTTTAACCGAAGTCGAGATTGACGGCGGCGAGGTAGTAGCCGGCGATGCACCGCAATCAGCTATTTCAGATGAATATTACTACATAGTTTCAGATAAATGTACCGAGTGTATGGGCTTTCACGAGGAACCGCAATGTGCGGCCGTTTGCCCCGTTGATTGCTGCGTAGATGATCCGGACTATCGCGAAAGTGAAGAAGATTTACTGGCTAAAAAAGATTGGCTGCACGCAGCTAGTTAA